CAGGGCATTCCAGGGACGGGATACTTAATTCGCGCCCTGGCTGATTCGATGAGGTTGTACCGCAATCAGGGCATAGGATAAGCCGCAACCCGCACATCAGTCTGCGAAAAGTCATTCCCCTTGAAGAGCAGCGGAACCTGTTCGCGGATCGCCAGGGCATAAGAGAAACAGTCGCCGAAGTTGAGCCCAGCCGGATGCCGACCCTTGCCGAAGCGCCGGAAACGCAGGGCCGCGGCATCGGCCAGGGCCTCGTCCAAGGGGACCGTTTCGATGCGCTGCATGGCAAGCAGTCGCTTGGCGCGCTCGACCCCGACATCGCCCAGCCGCGACTGGATGACCAGCAGGAATTCGGTGCGGTTCGGGGCACACAGACCGATCGTGGCAGCGGCAGCCAGCGCGGTCAGGAGGTCCGCGGCCTCCGGTTCCCCGAGCAGGATCGCGGTCAGGGCGCTGGTATCGACGACCAGATCAATCGCAGTGGCCATCGGCGTTGTAGCCCAGAATCTCATCCTCACTGCGCCGATCGAGTACCGGCAAGGTCCAGACCTCGGCCTTGAGCCATGCGAGGCTTTCCGCTACCGAGGGCCAGCGCGGTCGGTCGCGTGCGCCGCCCAGTCCCGACTGAAGGGCGACGATGGCCTCCTGTGCTATGGAGCAGCGGTGGTCGGCGGCGGCTTGCTTGAGCCTGCCGTACAGCTCATCCGGAACATTTCGCAAGACCAGGGTCGGCATGTCTATCCTCGCAATGGGGGTACTGGCGCAATGCTAGGGCCGATCGACGGGGCCCGCAACCAGGTTTGATCGTTACGCCGTCAGGCTGCGGCGGCGGCCTTGATCAAGACTCCGGCCACGCGCCCTTGCGGCAACCCGTCGCAGCCGGGGGGCCGCTCCTACCGCGTAGGAGCGGCCCCCCGGCCGCGACGGATGTCAGGCGCGAGCTGGCCGGAATAACGATCAGGGCCGATGCACCCGGCAGCCGTCGCACGCCTCTGACCCGCCGGATGGTCAACCGGGATCTCGATGATGGCATCGGTCCACCGCCGCACCACCAGGACGAACGGGCGCGGCGGGGTCCGCGGGCAACGCCGCGGGATTGCGGGCGCAGAGGCTACCGCCTGCCCGGGCGACCGGCTATCCTGCGCGGACCCCCACTCAAGCCCGATCGCCGCCCGACACCCATGACGCCCCAGCCCGCAGCCGTTCCGCAGATCGACCCGAGTCGTTTCGCAGCCCTCCCCGGCGGAAAGCGCAAGTTCAATTGGTTCGCCTTCGAGCTGGCGTGCGAGATCCGGCAGGCGATTGCGCCGCCGCTCGTGCGCACCCTCGCCAAACGCGGCTACGATCACGCGCGCATCAAGCGCTCCTGCATCGCGCTCGCGATCGGACTGCAAGGGGTTGTGCGCAAGCAGCTCAGGGGCGAGATCCCGCAGATGGAGATCGGTTGGGACCAGGTCGAGGCCGCCTTTCCGGGCCTGACCGACAAGATGGTCGACCGGTTGTTGGATTGTACGGGAACGGCCTGGGAGCGACTCCTGAGCTATTGCGTGGCCTGTCCGTCCGCGTGTGTGACGAATAAGGACGACTACTGTCCGATGTTTGACGATCCGCTCTATTCCGACGGCTGATGCCCGCAATGAAGCACTACCGCAACGACACCTGGACCCTGGACGACGGCCTCGGGCTCGGGCGCGCCGGGGACCAGGTGGCGCGCATGGTCCTGGAGGTGGAGCCGCCCTTCACCGTCGGCGTTACCGGCAAATGGGGCTTGGAAAGCCCGGCACCGTCGTCTCGACTTCATCGCCCGCTTCCTGCGCCGGCGCCAGGAATGGCAGGTGGAGGCCCGTCGGCTCCTGGATGAGTTCGAGTCTGCGCTCCAGGACCCGCGCCGCCCGCACCTGCTGAACCTCGCCCGCCGGCCCATCTTCCTCACCCTGGATGGCCCTGGTGCAAGTCAACGAGCGGGAGCCGGGGGGAAGCGATCGAAACCGTGGCGGCCGCCCCGCGCCGACGGCCAGCGTAGGATGGGTAGAGCGCAGCGAAACCCATCACGGATCGACAAACCGGACGCGGCTTAGCCCCGTCCGCAAGGCTCTCCGCGACGCCGCGTCCAAGCTGGGTCCGGCCGGGAGAGCGGGAGGTCTTTGGCGATAGTCTGCGCTTAGAGGCTTATCGCGCGCCGTAACCCGACAGCGATGGCGCCTGGCGGGTTAAGGCGCGCACGGGCTCCGCGCTCCGACGCGATTCCATCAGGGCGCGCCTAATTCGTTGTCCCCGGAGTCCTGGACGCGGGCGACCGCTCGGAGACCGGCCGGCACGACCGGGCGCCGCACCCCTGGCAACGGTGACGGGGCGGCGCAGAGGGCTCCGCGGGCGGGGCAACAAGGCGCTTCTCGACGACGAAGCCGCAGCTTGTAAAGGTCCCCTGCTCGACGCTGCTCGCGCTTACGACGATGTACTTGCTCGCACTTGCGAATCGTCTTTATTAGCTCTTCGCTTGGTTTTCCGCTTGATCTTGCACTCCCTGGTGTTGTTTCGCTTTCGTAAGCAAGAGCAAAGAATCGTTCGAATCTGTTCCCGGTTCTCGCGACAAAATCCCCGATGGTAGTGGCGGTTTCGCAGATTACGACAACGTCGACATATTTGAATGTTTCTCGGACTAAATCAATGAACACTGCGGCATCATCGAATGAGTGAGCCGTTGGCGAAGCGGGATCGATCAAGACGACGTTTATGTTCGCATCGTTGCGGTATTTTTCACAGTTCCCGACATACCGCTCGACGGCAATCCGGTCAGTGGGCTGCCGGAGAACTGCACTGAGGCTCTGAAGGAACGAAGTCTCGTCGTAATAGTGCGCATCGGGAACGATGAGAATCCCGGGTGGCGGCGCCGGCCGAAGACACAAGACGGGCGTCAGGTATTCCGGGATGCTCTCCAACTCGATCGCGTTGCAACCCAATTCGAATGCGAAATCGACGGGTTTTCCTGCAGCGATCACACGGTAGAAGCCGACCGCGAATTTCATCGCTGCCCGGTCCCCGATCGAGTGGCTGGTTCCAATGACATAATCAATGTGTGCTGCGATCGCTTCCGCCTGCGGTTTCGAGCTGCAGGCGTTGAGAACAACACACCCGACTTGACCCGCAAAGAGCCGGAACAGATCCGCCAGAGCAGTTGTGCCGACCAACCGGGAGTGTCCCGCCTCATCTTGAAAAAACAAGCCGTCTTGGCCCGCGCCGTGGCCGCTGAAGTGGACGACTTGCGGTTTCACATTTAGTATTGATGCACCGGGGCCGCGGATTGCCGGGCCTGCGCCGGCGCGTCGCGCAGGAGCAATGGACGAAGCGGCCGGGATAATGTTAAAGGCTATCGAGTGAGGCCGTTCCGGCCCCCCCGCCCCCCCGGCCGACCCTATCCCCTATTTGGGCCCGTCGGCGGCCTGCAACTCGGCACACAGGGCAGAATAGTTATCGAGCCAGTTCTCGATGGTGCCGCTGCCGCCATTGGCGGAGCCGCAGCCACTCATCTGGTTGCCGTCGATATCGAAGAAAAAGCTGAGCTGCCTGCCCTTCAACTGAAGATGCCTGCCGTCGGCTGACAGCGTGCCCACCAACGCGCTGGTGTGTAATGGTGTCGTCAACGAGACTTCCAGATGGCGCCCCTGCCGGCGCGCGATCTTGATGGTCACGGGGTTTTCGTGAAACCCGAATCCCTTCACTGCATCAGCCTTGCCGACATTATCGCTGTGTTGGGGATGGTGCGGGATGGGGGCCCCGATTCGAGGTCACGGTGATCTTGCCGACCCAGTTGGTGGGTAGCCGCGGGCTGTCCTGAGCCAAGTTGGGTTGCAGTGAGCTCAGGATCATGCCGCCGGTGATCACCAGCACTTTACTTGCTCTCATCACGAGTTCCTCAATATCCGGAAAGGAAGTATAGATACTACCATCGCGCAGGGTTCAGGCCAGCCGGTCGGTCGGGGTGACGGCGACCGTGAGCTGGTCGGTGCCGATCCACACCTGGCCGCCCTCGATGGTGCAATTGAGGTCCATGGAGCGCTCGGCCAGGGCGGCCAGGGCGCGGACCTCGGGGGTGGCGATCGACCAGACCCGCAGGTTGCGCTGGCGGCGCAGCGACTCGCCGTTCTGCTCCCACCAGAGATCCGCCGCCCGGCCGCCGTAGTTGATGACGATGACCTCTCGGGCGCGTCCGCACGCCTGGCGGATGCGGCGCTCGTCGGGGTGACCCAGTTCGATCCAGCGCTCGATCTCCCCGGTCAGGCTGTGTTGCCACAGGTCGGGCTCGTCATCGGCACTCACGCCCTTGGTGAAGGTGAGGCGCGGGTCGGCATAGAGACAGAAGGCGAGCAGGCGCACCATCATCCGCTCGTCGGTCTCGGAGGGGTGGCGGGCGATGGTGAGCGCGTGGCTCTCATAATAGTGACGGTCCATGTCGCTGATCTGCACCTGGGCCCTGAAGACCGTCGCCTTGAGGGCCATCAGCGTGCGAACCCATGCTCAGCGAGGAAGTCCACGGTCAGGCCACGGGCGCTGGGTGCGGCGGCGCGCTCGCCCAGCAGCAGGCGCTCCAGGTAGCGGGCGATGAGGTCCACCTCCAGGTTGACCCGGGTGCCGGTCTGATAGCGGGCGATGATGGTCTGCGCGATGGTGTGGGGGACTATGTTGAGGTCGAAGCAGGCGCCGTCGACCGCATTGACGGTGAGACTCACCCCGTCCACGCAGATCGATCCTTTGTGGGCGATGTAGCGGGCCAGTTCCGCCGGGGCGGCGATGCTCAGGCGCCAGGAGCGGGCGTCTTCACTGCGATCAAGGAC
The DNA window shown above is from Candidatus Thiodictyon syntrophicum and carries:
- a CDS encoding type II toxin-antitoxin system VapC family toxin, whose translation is MATAIDLVVDTSALTAILLGEPEAADLLTALAAAATIGLCAPNRTEFLLVIQSRLGDVGVERAKRLLAMQRIETVPLDEALADAAALRFRRFGKGRHPAGLNFGDCFSYALAIREQVPLLFKGNDFSQTDVRVAAYPMP
- a CDS encoding FitA-like ribbon-helix-helix domain-containing protein, with the protein product MPTLVLRNVPDELYGRLKQAAADHRCSIAQEAIVALQSGLGGARDRPRWPSVAESLAWLKAEVWTLPVLDRRSEDEILGYNADGHCD
- a CDS encoding YaeQ family protein, translating into MALKATVFRAQVQISDMDRHYYESHALTIARHPSETDERMMVRLLAFCLYADPRLTFTKGVSADDEPDLWQHSLTGEIERWIELGHPDERRIRQACGRAREVIVINYGGRAADLWWEQNGESLRRQRNLRVWSIATPEVRALAALAERSMDLNCTIEGGQVWIGTDQLTVAVTPTDRLA
- a CDS encoding riboflavin synthase, whose translation is MFTGIIQSVGEIRRLEPRGGDVRLTIGTGKLPLTGAALGDSIAVNGVCLTAVSLAADAFVADVSRETLSHTTLGDLGPGSPVNLEPALTLSTPLGGHLVSGHVDGVGQVLDRSEDARSWRLSIAAPAELARYIAHKGSICVDGVSLTVNAVDGACFDLNIVPHTIAQTIIARYQTGTRVNLEVDLIARYLERLLLGERAAAPSARGLTVDFLAEHGFAR